In Bdellovibrio sp. GT3, one genomic interval encodes:
- a CDS encoding alpha/beta hydrolase, with the protein MNQVCHALKMDYTELAKSEFPFEGEFYLSKNKRYNELIFFVHFYEGSKRELLRHIKLVNDLGFDAFAFQLNGTAKDLITRLPITADGALGVKHVYAAQIEKLLNEIPGDKIIFSFSNPSASAIEAMAKRHCFDTIAMICDSGPTAQFLPSVWKLVRNYKFPVLFSGLKVPATAALSVFWSLHFHKDIHSQLEKFPENFPLLSIRGWKDKLIPPQHIDEVFEPHHNLNWTKLNLPEAEHLTGLRDCRSEYAPSVEAFLKRVATPIIKSI; encoded by the coding sequence ATGAATCAAGTCTGCCATGCTTTAAAAATGGACTATACAGAGCTGGCGAAGTCAGAGTTCCCATTTGAGGGAGAATTCTATCTTTCCAAGAATAAACGTTACAATGAACTGATCTTCTTCGTGCACTTTTACGAAGGATCGAAGCGCGAGCTTCTTCGCCACATTAAGCTTGTCAATGACCTGGGTTTTGATGCCTTTGCCTTTCAACTGAATGGCACAGCAAAGGATCTTATCACACGCCTGCCGATCACTGCTGATGGAGCTTTGGGCGTGAAGCACGTTTACGCCGCTCAAATTGAAAAGTTATTAAATGAGATCCCTGGCGACAAAATCATTTTTAGTTTCTCGAATCCCTCGGCCTCCGCGATTGAAGCGATGGCCAAACGCCATTGTTTCGATACGATCGCGATGATTTGTGACAGTGGACCTACGGCGCAATTTCTGCCTTCTGTATGGAAGCTTGTGCGCAACTACAAGTTTCCAGTTTTATTTAGTGGACTAAAAGTTCCCGCTACTGCGGCGCTCAGCGTGTTTTGGTCCCTGCATTTTCACAAAGACATTCACTCTCAACTCGAAAAATTTCCTGAGAATTTTCCGTTATTGTCGATTCGCGGCTGGAAGGACAAACTAATTCCTCCTCAGCACATCGACGAAGTATTCGAACCCCATCACAACCTAAACTGGACGAAGCTAAACCTCCCTGAAGCAGAGCATCTAACTGGACTGCGCGATTGTCGCAGCGAGTATGCGCCCAGTGTCGAGGCGTTTCTGAAGCGCGTGGCCACACCAATTATTAAATCCATTTAA